A stretch of the Flavobacterium sp. 5 genome encodes the following:
- a CDS encoding MFS transporter: MEERIKLKEKVGYGLGDAASSMFWKIFSMYLMFFYTDVFGLAPAVVGTMFLVTRIWDSCFDPLVGILADRTKSQWGKFRPYLLWTAIPFAIIGVLTFYTPDFNEKGKIIYAYVTYSLMMMVYSIINVPYASLLGVMSGDRKERTTLSSYRMVFAFGGSLLALWLIEPLVNHFGGSLDSKEGWLHTVIVFGIITTLFFWGCFFLTKERVQPINDEKPNLKEDLADLLKNRPWWILLGAGVGALIFNSIRDGAAVYYFKYYVISTVEYSFNIFGESLTMSPTTLYLVLGQAANIIGVIAATPIANKIGKKKTFFGAMTLAAILSIIFYYLGKEEVLLIMVFQVLISICAGCIFPLIWSMYADSADYSEWKQGRRATGLIFSASSMSQKFGWTIGGAATGWLLGYYGFQANAVQTATTQTGIQLMLSILPAITATISVLFILFYPLTEEKLQVIENELNDQRKNK; the protein is encoded by the coding sequence ATGGAAGAAAGAATTAAGTTAAAAGAAAAAGTTGGATATGGATTAGGAGATGCAGCTTCATCAATGTTTTGGAAGATTTTCAGCATGTACCTTATGTTTTTTTACACAGATGTATTTGGATTAGCGCCTGCCGTTGTTGGAACAATGTTCTTAGTAACCCGTATTTGGGATTCATGTTTTGATCCTCTAGTAGGGATTCTTGCGGATCGTACCAAAAGTCAGTGGGGAAAATTTAGACCGTATTTATTATGGACAGCTATTCCATTTGCAATAATTGGAGTACTTACTTTTTATACACCAGATTTTAACGAAAAAGGAAAAATTATATATGCTTACGTGACTTACTCCTTAATGATGATGGTGTATTCTATCATTAATGTTCCTTATGCTTCTTTGCTTGGAGTTATGTCTGGCGACAGAAAGGAACGTACTACTTTATCTTCTTACCGCATGGTTTTTGCCTTTGGAGGAAGTTTATTAGCACTTTGGTTAATTGAGCCTCTGGTTAATCATTTCGGAGGAAGTTTGGATTCAAAAGAAGGTTGGTTACACACTGTTATTGTTTTCGGAATTATAACTACACTCTTTTTTTGGGGTTGCTTTTTTCTTACCAAAGAAAGAGTACAACCTATTAATGATGAAAAACCAAACTTAAAAGAAGATCTTGCTGACCTTCTAAAAAACAGACCTTGGTGGATTTTGTTGGGTGCTGGTGTTGGAGCATTAATATTTAATTCTATTCGTGATGGAGCCGCAGTTTATTATTTTAAATATTATGTAATTAGTACTGTGGAATATAGTTTCAACATCTTTGGAGAAAGTTTAACAATGTCTCCAACGACACTTTATTTAGTTCTAGGTCAAGCTGCTAACATCATTGGGGTAATTGCAGCCACTCCTATCGCTAATAAAATTGGTAAAAAGAAAACATTTTTCGGAGCAATGACCCTTGCGGCTATATTGAGTATTATTTTCTATTATTTAGGCAAGGAAGAGGTGTTACTTATTATGGTTTTTCAAGTCCTTATTAGTATTTGTGCAGGTTGTATCTTTCCATTGATCTGGTCTATGTACGCTGATAGTGCTGATTACTCGGAATGGAAACAAGGAAGAAGAGCAACAGGGCTTATTTTCTCTGCTTCTTCTATGTCACAAAAATTCGGATGGACAATTGGTGGCGCCGCAACAGGATGGTTATTGGGATATTATGGATTTCAAGCTAATGCAGTACAAACAGCCACAACTCAAACTGGAATACAATTAATGCTAAGCATACTTCCTGCAATTACAGCAACTATATCCGTTCTCTTTATT
- a CDS encoding AraC family transcriptional regulator, producing the protein MSNFKKFHREIVPLSARDSFLVFDRIKNEFDYPVHYHSEFEINFILNGKGIRRVVGDNIAEIEDIELVLVGSNLYHGWEQHKCKNKNIHEITIQFHSDIFHESLLSRRIMTPIKEMFNRSVYGILFSKSTAIMIAPRLEMISKLDGMDYFLEITSILYDLANTRNQRLLSTFTSENDDFIECDKMKLIYDYIQKKFAEKITLEEVASVVNMTIISFNRFIKKRTGKTFINYVNDIRIGYATRWLVEKDLSISEVAFKSGFNNISHFNRIFKVFKECTPSQYRDDFSGLKRIL; encoded by the coding sequence ATGAGTAATTTTAAAAAATTTCATAGAGAAATAGTTCCGCTTTCAGCTCGAGATAGCTTTTTGGTTTTTGACAGAATTAAAAATGAGTTTGATTATCCAGTACATTATCATTCTGAATTTGAAATTAATTTTATATTAAATGGAAAAGGAATAAGGCGAGTAGTTGGTGATAATATAGCTGAAATTGAAGATATTGAGCTGGTATTAGTGGGTTCAAACTTATATCATGGTTGGGAACAGCACAAGTGTAAAAACAAAAACATTCACGAAATAACCATTCAATTTCATAGCGATATCTTTCATGAATCTTTATTATCTAGAAGAATCATGACTCCTATAAAGGAAATGTTTAACCGATCAGTATATGGTATTTTATTTTCAAAAAGCACCGCAATAATGATTGCTCCTAGGTTAGAAATGATATCCAAGCTAGATGGCATGGATTATTTTTTAGAAATCACATCGATACTCTATGACCTGGCAAACACCCGTAACCAAAGGCTTTTGTCAACATTTACATCGGAAAATGACGATTTTATTGAATGCGATAAAATGAAATTAATTTACGACTATATCCAGAAAAAGTTTGCAGAAAAAATAACACTTGAAGAAGTTGCTAGTGTAGTAAATATGACTATTATTTCTTTTAATCGTTTTATAAAAAAACGTACAGGAAAAACATTTATTAATTATGTAAATGATATTCGTATTGGATATGCAACTAGATGGTTAGTCGAGAAAGACCTTAGTATTTCAGAGGTTGCATTCAAATCTGGGTTTAATAATATCTCACATTTCAACAGAATTTTTAAAGTTTTCAAAGAATGTACCCCTAGCCAGTACAGAGATGACTTCTCAGGACTAAAGAGAATATTATAA
- a CDS encoding glycoside hydrolase family 26 protein, translating into MTKTHYILPILLTFSNVYLCSAQKCNTKLSLCDKKSTAHTSILYENLRKKLTKEALFGHQDDLAYGVNWKYEQDRSDIKDVVGDYPAVYGWDMTGVEKDALNNIDGVPFDKEIQFIKDGYTRGGVITMSWHMDNPLTDKDAWDTTPKSLISALPGGKNHEKYKSYLDKGVVFFNSLKDKKGKVIPILFRPFHELNGTWFWWCKNNASPEEFKSLWRFTMDYLQEKGVHNLIYVYNTSDFKTKEEYLEYYPGDSYVDIVSFDKYQYTDSSQNDSFIKDYQNELKILNEVALEKNKLMAVAETGYEGIPDPKWWTEIFTKAIGDYKVSYVLLWRNHGWQEKEKKMHYYVPFKGQVSENDFVDFYNTHHFLFEKDAAKLNLYKK; encoded by the coding sequence ATGACTAAAACACACTATATATTACCGATTTTACTCACTTTTAGCAATGTCTATTTGTGTAGTGCGCAAAAATGTAATACTAAATTATCATTATGTGATAAAAAATCTACAGCACATACTAGCATATTGTATGAAAATTTGCGAAAAAAACTTACTAAAGAAGCGTTATTTGGTCATCAAGACGACTTAGCGTATGGGGTAAACTGGAAATATGAACAAGATAGAAGCGATATAAAAGATGTAGTCGGAGATTACCCCGCAGTTTATGGATGGGATATGACTGGAGTTGAAAAAGATGCGCTTAATAATATTGATGGAGTTCCTTTTGATAAAGAGATACAATTTATTAAAGATGGCTATACAAGAGGAGGAGTTATTACCATGAGCTGGCATATGGACAATCCACTTACTGATAAAGATGCTTGGGACACGACACCAAAATCTTTGATTTCAGCGCTGCCTGGAGGGAAAAACCATGAAAAATACAAATCCTATCTTGATAAAGGAGTTGTATTTTTTAATTCATTAAAAGATAAAAAAGGAAAAGTAATACCAATCTTATTTCGTCCATTTCACGAGCTCAATGGGACATGGTTTTGGTGGTGTAAAAATAATGCAAGTCCCGAAGAATTTAAGTCTTTATGGAGGTTTACTATGGATTATCTACAAGAAAAAGGCGTACATAATTTAATCTATGTTTACAATACTTCAGATTTTAAAACAAAAGAAGAATATCTAGAGTATTATCCTGGAGATAGCTATGTTGACATTGTTAGTTTTGATAAATATCAATATACAGATTCAAGTCAAAACGATTCGTTTATAAAAGATTATCAAAATGAATTAAAAATACTAAATGAAGTTGCTCTAGAAAAAAATAAATTAATGGCTGTTGCTGAAACAGGATATGAGGGAATTCCAGATCCAAAATGGTGGACAGAAATTTTCACAAAAGCTATTGGCGATTATAAAGTTTCTTATGTTTTATTATGGAGAAACCATGGCTGGCAAGAAAAAGAGAAAAAAATGCATTATTATGTTCCTTTCAAAGGACAGGTAAGCGAAAATGATTTTGTTGATTTTTACAATACACATCATTTCCTTTTTGAGAAAGACGCAGCAAAATTAAATCTATATAAAAAATAA